The stretch of DNA TTTCGCGCAGACTGCGAACCTTATTATTAAAATGTGGAAGGGCCGCATTACAAATAACACGGTCGAACTGAGCATCTTGGAACGGCGCATCATGCACGTCAGCTTCAATTAACTTTACATTGCAGGGGAACCCCTTAAACCTCGCAGCATTCAGCATTTCATGGGACAGGTCAAATGCGACAATGCTACCGGAAGGTCCAACTGCACGAAGTAAATGAGGAATTAACACGCCCGTTCCAGTTCCCACGTCAAGTACGGATTGACCACATTGAATTTCGGCGAGCATAACTACCCGCTCAAGCCGCACTTCCTCCTCTGGATGCCTAGTAAAATCCCATTCTTTTGCATGCTGATTAAAGAAATACTTTCTGTCCATCTTCCGTTATTACCTCAGCCTCAAGTCCAAAACGTTGAAGAGCTTCTTTGTCGCGCAATAACTCGGGCATTGAAATATCTGAAACTAATGCACCGTCCACAAGCACAAGAGCTCTGGTGCAAAGACAACGTGCGAAACTTAGATCATGGGTGGCTATTAGCTGTGCACAAGGCAATTGAAGC from Armatimonadota bacterium encodes:
- a CDS encoding class I SAM-dependent methyltransferase, translated to MDRKYFFNQHAKEWDFTRHPEEEVRLERVVMLAEIQCGQSVLDVGTGTGVLIPHLLRAVGPSGSIVAFDLSHEMLNAARFKGFPCNVKLIEADVHDAPFQDAQFDRVICNAALPHFNNKVRSLREMVRVLRPGGVLVVSHPIGREAVNKLHREVGGPVEEDRVPPPDVMSVLLASVNLIDVEVIDEPEFYLARGRRP